From a region of the Corallococcus coralloides DSM 2259 genome:
- a CDS encoding VWA domain-containing protein has product MSRAGRWLALTLVGFAVVVACTDSYLYDPRRDTDVPADRAVALDGRFCTLGANEVIRPIKLIVAMDASQSMRVSDPDGTRATALVDLIENLPQDDEVSIAVMLFAGSTTAFLTQDPGPPAEDGFVQVSRLDATAKAILTEKLLTFRNTDTSPNRDSTDFVKPLSDIYSLINTDIARARQQPTGGDALAQARYSVIFLSDGKPTNNQDDELIRGDAVVRIRQLRDLVEDVRFNTVHVFNPTQPVPSVCDLVAEDGGFGDGGCPLLIINQNADRLEKMATLGGGNFRDFRNNEPINFLNFQFGQVRRAFIVKDFVASNFSAPPGSPLDEADTDGDGLTDAREYELGTNPNLRDTDGDGFSDGVEVYFRDRGVQFDPTQEVQPDGGGLDKGCPPALRGVDTDCDGLLDCDEQFIGTNATLQDSDGDGVPDGMEWRGGTQGSSKDLDEDPDTDGLTNRSELRMHMRPLQVDTSNLASDAYRYSMEADGPVDDQGRQCYRFRVDNVLLAPTIAMIADGGVDGGVDAGTVQRGAGYNDIYLSVSMLPADDPTARTLVRTFRVDSVRYPVGGIKSPPDGVIRVNPEDFVDGCPGVVPTLSPVP; this is encoded by the coding sequence GTGAGCCGCGCGGGACGTTGGTTGGCGCTCACCCTGGTGGGGTTCGCCGTGGTGGTGGCCTGCACCGATTCGTATCTCTACGACCCGCGCCGCGACACGGACGTGCCCGCGGACCGGGCCGTGGCGCTGGACGGGCGCTTCTGCACCCTGGGCGCCAATGAGGTCATCCGGCCCATCAAGCTCATCGTCGCCATGGACGCCAGCCAGTCCATGCGCGTGAGCGACCCGGACGGCACGCGCGCCACGGCGCTGGTGGACCTCATCGAGAACCTCCCGCAGGACGACGAGGTCTCCATCGCGGTGATGCTCTTCGCGGGCAGCACCACGGCGTTCCTCACGCAGGACCCCGGGCCGCCGGCGGAGGACGGCTTCGTGCAGGTGTCCCGGCTGGACGCCACCGCGAAGGCCATCCTCACGGAGAAGCTGCTCACCTTCCGCAACACGGACACGTCGCCGAACCGGGACTCGACGGACTTCGTCAAGCCGCTGTCGGACATCTACTCGCTCATCAACACGGACATCGCGCGGGCGCGGCAGCAGCCCACCGGGGGCGACGCGCTGGCGCAGGCGCGCTACTCGGTCATCTTCCTGTCGGACGGCAAGCCCACCAACAACCAGGACGACGAGCTCATCCGCGGCGACGCGGTGGTGCGCATCCGCCAGCTGCGCGACCTGGTGGAGGACGTGCGCTTCAACACCGTGCACGTCTTCAACCCCACGCAGCCGGTGCCGTCCGTGTGCGACCTGGTGGCGGAGGACGGCGGCTTCGGCGATGGCGGCTGCCCGCTGCTCATCATCAACCAGAACGCGGACCGCCTGGAGAAGATGGCCACGCTGGGCGGCGGCAACTTCCGGGACTTCCGCAACAACGAGCCCATCAACTTCCTCAACTTCCAGTTCGGCCAGGTGCGCCGCGCCTTCATCGTGAAGGACTTCGTGGCCTCCAACTTCTCCGCGCCCCCGGGCAGCCCGCTGGATGAGGCGGACACGGACGGCGACGGCCTCACCGACGCGCGCGAGTACGAGCTGGGCACGAACCCCAACCTGCGCGACACGGACGGCGACGGCTTCAGCGACGGCGTGGAGGTGTACTTCCGCGACCGCGGCGTGCAGTTCGACCCCACCCAGGAAGTGCAGCCGGACGGCGGCGGCCTGGACAAGGGCTGCCCGCCCGCGCTGCGCGGCGTGGACACCGACTGCGACGGCCTCCTGGACTGCGACGAGCAGTTCATCGGCACCAACGCCACCCTCCAGGACAGCGACGGCGACGGCGTGCCGGACGGCATGGAGTGGCGCGGCGGCACGCAGGGCTCCAGCAAGGACCTGGACGAGGACCCGGACACGGACGGCCTCACCAACCGCAGCGAGCTGCGCATGCACATGCGCCCGCTGCAGGTGGACACCTCCAACCTGGCCTCGGACGCGTACCGCTACAGCATGGAGGCGGACGGCCCGGTGGATGACCAGGGCCGCCAGTGCTACCGCTTCCGCGTGGACAACGTGCTGCTCGCCCCCACCATCGCGATGATCGCCGACGGGGGCGTGGACGGGGGCGTGGACGCCGGCACCGTGCAGCGCGGCGCGGGCTACAACGACATCTACCTCTCCGTGTCCATGCTGCCCGCGGACGACCCCACCGCGCGCACGCTGGTGCGCACCTTCCGCGTGGACTCCGTGCGCTACCCGGTGGGCGGCATCAAGTCGCCTCCGGATGGCGTCATCCGCGTGAACCCCGAGGACTTCGTGGACGGCTGCCCCGGCGTCGTCCCGACCCTCTCGCCCGTTCCCTGA
- a CDS encoding GMC family oxidoreductase, with protein MSLPSVDVCIVGSGAGGAPLALELGRAGFKVVVLEKGRHYQPKDFVHDEILNSRRNFFMPLPWEEPHLVRQGARGRYERSNAAWTANCVGGGTVHMSGFFYRLKPVDFRLRSTLGAVPGTTVADWPISYEELAPFYDKAEAELGVSGQAVPHPFAEPRSGPYPLPPLDVHPVASEIDKVCAAMGWHALPTARGIISKAYKGRSPCAYCALCGSYGCETGAKSSTLASLIPNAIATGNVEVRPGCMARSIEVDKQGRAKSVVYLDKDGVAQEQPAKVIIASATAVESARLLLNSTSSRFPHGLANGSGLVGKNLLFSSFGGSRAHFRVSKQKAARPWLTDPAPFVNRSLQDFYVMPDARHGFRKGGTLGFMWAHPNPIYAAVGLAGTGKTGVFGKELKDRMRAYRDSRILEFEVYAEFLPTPGTSVTVESEVKDKYGIPVAAITLDRHPADFAATRFLVERGEEVLMRLDPDSVERVGTQGETTILQHGTCRFGDDPAASVLDKHCRAHEVPNLYVVDGSFMPTGGSVPSTLTIAANSFRVADHLVRTLKG; from the coding sequence GTGAGCCTGCCTTCCGTGGACGTGTGCATCGTGGGCAGCGGCGCGGGTGGAGCGCCGCTCGCGCTGGAATTGGGGAGAGCGGGCTTCAAGGTCGTGGTGCTGGAGAAGGGCCGCCACTACCAGCCCAAGGACTTCGTCCACGACGAGATCCTCAACAGCCGCCGCAACTTCTTCATGCCGCTGCCCTGGGAGGAGCCGCACCTGGTGCGCCAGGGGGCCAGGGGCCGCTACGAGCGCAGCAACGCCGCGTGGACCGCCAACTGCGTGGGCGGCGGCACCGTGCACATGAGCGGCTTCTTCTACCGCCTCAAGCCGGTGGACTTCCGCCTGCGCTCCACGCTGGGCGCCGTGCCCGGCACCACCGTGGCGGACTGGCCCATCTCCTACGAGGAGCTGGCCCCCTTCTACGACAAGGCGGAAGCCGAGCTGGGCGTGTCCGGCCAGGCTGTCCCCCACCCCTTCGCGGAACCCCGCAGCGGCCCCTACCCGCTGCCGCCCCTGGACGTGCACCCGGTGGCGTCCGAAATCGACAAGGTGTGCGCGGCCATGGGCTGGCACGCGCTGCCCACCGCGCGCGGCATCATCAGCAAGGCCTACAAGGGCCGCTCGCCGTGCGCGTACTGCGCGCTGTGCGGCAGCTACGGCTGCGAGACGGGCGCCAAGAGCAGCACGCTCGCGAGCCTCATCCCCAACGCCATCGCCACCGGCAACGTGGAGGTGCGCCCGGGCTGCATGGCGCGCTCCATCGAGGTGGACAAGCAGGGCCGCGCGAAGAGCGTGGTGTACCTGGACAAGGACGGCGTCGCTCAGGAGCAGCCCGCGAAGGTCATCATCGCCTCCGCCACCGCCGTGGAGAGCGCGCGCCTCCTGCTCAACTCCACCTCCAGCCGCTTCCCCCATGGCCTGGCCAACGGCAGCGGGCTCGTGGGGAAGAACCTCCTCTTCAGCTCCTTCGGCGGCTCGCGGGCGCACTTCCGCGTGTCCAAGCAGAAGGCCGCGCGGCCCTGGCTCACGGACCCGGCGCCCTTCGTCAACCGCAGCCTCCAGGACTTCTACGTGATGCCGGACGCGCGCCACGGCTTCCGCAAGGGCGGCACGCTGGGCTTCATGTGGGCGCACCCCAACCCCATCTACGCGGCGGTGGGCCTGGCGGGCACCGGCAAGACGGGCGTGTTCGGCAAGGAATTGAAGGACCGCATGCGCGCGTACCGCGACTCGCGCATCCTCGAGTTCGAGGTCTACGCGGAGTTCCTCCCCACGCCCGGCACCTCCGTCACGGTGGAGTCCGAGGTGAAGGACAAGTACGGTATTCCCGTGGCCGCCATCACCCTGGACCGGCACCCGGCGGACTTCGCCGCCACGCGCTTCCTCGTGGAGCGCGGCGAGGAAGTGTTGATGCGCCTGGACCCGGACAGCGTGGAGCGCGTGGGCACACAGGGAGAGACGACCATCCTCCAGCACGGCACCTGCCGCTTCGGCGACGACCCGGCGGCCTCCGTGCTGGACAAGCACTGCCGCGCGCACGAAGTGCCGAACCTCTACGTCGTGGACGGCAGCTTCATGCCCACCGGTGGCAGCGTGCCCTCCACGCTCACCATCGCCGCCAACAGCTTCCGCGTGGCGGACCACCTGGTGCGCACGCTCAAGGGCTGA
- the mtsD gene encoding cell-cell cohesion protein MtsD: MRRQFVVPLLATGLLVLGVLSCSDTLLEPRAQEQSQLDDRLTLTGRVCTRPANPTGFPVKVVLVVDESGSMCVSDPPGSQEGSGFCERAEVQAIIPPGVTEPARVRALKNVVNGFRRINDARQGNISIAIAPFETNVKNTWPPASTGDRFAPPGNINSYIEGLQSQLGKGTDYQGALSYAYSLIASDIEAVSQSTPELLPRTRYVVVFLTDGTPYPRCSANDDLSVYAGPDTPDLTWRDSISSFCNATSTTDAITGFEVGTDRNQNYQLFSYVRRLMELKTQYNVGDVRMHTVLLFNEEAVRACGPICQDIYGTYPGVPEAQYPAAAKKIASYLLKRFAEMGNGVYQEFSDTAEISELGLGALDYSSFASPNVMKTLMVEPLSSAPGDDGRVLDSDGDGVPDTLDNNFTLKTNPFTIDSDGDCLSDGFEYRRQDQGFKPGNDLDARGCNPQSPLTPGCTCRDTDGDGLSQFAEDYLKTRQGIVDSDGDGVPDGLEAKYGLNPLQSSVAGLDTDGDGIPDDEELKAGSDPTRRDRPFHDKYGIQYEVTKVPGGNDTDGVCYDFTVSNLQMVTPPDRSGVKQGYNLFKVWFAEAPESGVATDYGVWRTACAWAQYAPPSVRVPLGPDLAMEDGDFRRPDQLVDPWRAQGNCVGVSPSQGGASP; encoded by the coding sequence ATGCGCCGTCAGTTCGTCGTTCCGCTTCTTGCGACCGGCCTCCTGGTCCTGGGTGTGCTGTCCTGTTCAGACACGCTCCTGGAGCCGCGCGCCCAGGAGCAGTCCCAGCTGGATGACCGGCTGACGCTCACCGGCCGGGTGTGCACGCGCCCGGCGAACCCCACCGGCTTCCCGGTGAAGGTGGTGCTCGTCGTGGACGAGTCCGGCAGCATGTGCGTGTCGGACCCGCCGGGCTCGCAGGAGGGCAGCGGCTTCTGCGAGCGCGCGGAGGTCCAGGCCATCATCCCGCCGGGCGTGACGGAGCCCGCGCGCGTGCGCGCCCTGAAGAACGTGGTGAATGGCTTCCGGCGCATCAACGACGCGCGCCAGGGCAACATCAGCATCGCCATTGCCCCGTTCGAAACGAACGTGAAGAACACCTGGCCGCCGGCCTCCACGGGGGACCGCTTCGCGCCGCCGGGCAACATCAACAGCTACATCGAAGGCCTCCAGTCGCAGCTGGGCAAGGGCACGGACTACCAGGGCGCGCTCAGCTACGCGTACAGCCTCATCGCCAGCGACATCGAGGCGGTGTCCCAGTCCACGCCGGAGCTGCTGCCGCGCACGCGCTACGTCGTCGTGTTCCTCACGGACGGCACGCCGTACCCGCGCTGCTCGGCCAACGACGACCTGTCCGTCTACGCGGGGCCGGACACGCCGGACCTCACCTGGCGCGACTCCATCTCCAGCTTCTGCAACGCCACCAGCACCACCGACGCCATCACCGGCTTCGAGGTGGGCACGGACCGCAACCAGAACTACCAGCTCTTCAGCTACGTGCGCCGGCTGATGGAGCTGAAGACGCAGTACAACGTGGGCGACGTGCGCATGCACACGGTGCTGCTCTTCAACGAGGAGGCCGTGCGCGCCTGCGGCCCCATCTGCCAGGACATCTACGGCACCTACCCGGGCGTCCCGGAGGCGCAGTACCCGGCCGCGGCGAAGAAGATTGCTTCGTACCTGCTCAAGCGCTTCGCGGAGATGGGCAACGGCGTCTACCAGGAGTTCAGCGACACGGCCGAAATCAGCGAGCTGGGCCTGGGCGCGCTGGACTACTCCTCCTTCGCGTCGCCCAACGTGATGAAGACGCTGATGGTGGAGCCCCTGAGCTCCGCGCCGGGGGATGACGGCCGCGTGCTGGACAGCGACGGCGACGGCGTCCCGGACACGCTGGACAACAACTTCACGCTCAAGACGAACCCCTTCACCATCGACAGTGACGGGGACTGCCTGAGCGACGGCTTCGAGTACCGGCGCCAGGACCAGGGCTTCAAGCCGGGCAATGACCTGGACGCGCGCGGCTGCAACCCCCAGTCCCCGCTGACGCCCGGCTGCACCTGCCGCGACACGGACGGTGACGGGCTGTCGCAGTTCGCCGAGGACTACCTCAAGACGCGCCAGGGCATCGTGGACAGCGACGGCGACGGCGTGCCGGACGGGCTGGAGGCGAAGTACGGCCTCAACCCGCTCCAGTCGAGCGTGGCTGGCCTGGACACGGACGGCGACGGCATCCCGGACGACGAGGAGTTGAAGGCGGGCAGCGACCCCACCCGGCGCGACCGGCCCTTCCACGACAAGTACGGCATCCAGTACGAGGTGACGAAGGTCCCGGGCGGCAACGACACGGACGGCGTCTGCTACGACTTCACCGTGTCCAACCTCCAGATGGTGACGCCGCCGGACCGCTCCGGCGTGAAGCAGGGCTACAACCTGTTCAAGGTGTGGTTCGCGGAGGCGCCGGAGAGCGGCGTGGCCACGGACTACGGCGTCTGGCGCACCGCGTGCGCGTGGGCGCAGTACGCGCCGCCCAGCGTGCGCGTGCCGCTGGGGCCGGACCTGGCCATGGAGGACGGGGACTTCCGCCGTCCGGATCAGCTGGTGGACCCCTGGAGAGCCCAGGGCAATTGCGTCGGCGTGTCGCCGTCGCAGGGAGGCGCGTCGCCGTGA